From a single Candidatus Eisenbacteria bacterium genomic region:
- a CDS encoding T9SS type A sorting domain-containing protein — protein sequence MKRSILFLALAALATATFAYAECPEPVDTVTVQQIQLGMGVIVNEIYYVDSIVVTGLGEAGFYAQELEDTGSAFSGIYVYTGAEPTDYSRGDLVNVIGTLQEYFEWTELRVTSDYYGCVFIIGTADVPVPAMVTCCDINDSVNVEAEKWESVLVQVDSVRVTNDNYSQYGEWTVVEFDGDAGCAAQETLICDDEMLQPVAVPDSGTHLQGIIGCISYNFDFFKLNPRNNADLLYIGLPPAPNTRFCYPIDNSHLGVAFDKQLDEVSAENASNYYIAEFDITISSAQMQDDSLTVILTTSDMSGFTGSAFRSLVVENVKNAQGVPMAANIEEFIPGVKNCEFAHLTDSATVAGRPFAIGAVVTATPTEAYADRYMFIQDRNTAFGYGLILYTGSYIDVDEVGIERGDSVLVSGLVSPYFGLIEMGVVDYIGIVTPGLAVPAPVVVSVATARTDPYEGKLVRVENVRVRTDSIGWGEWSVDNVLGDTLCIDNIFSPGIDNYEPAPGDSFTFIAGPMWYEYSHRKINPRDYDDIYIVGVTDVDDGAPKFMNALDQNRPNPFNPVTTIQFSLQRPTDVALRIYDVSGREVRTLTKSNLQAGRYEAVWHGQNNAGQNVSSGVYFYRLEAGEYTATRKMVLIR from the coding sequence ATGAAGCGATCGATCCTGTTTCTCGCCCTGGCCGCGCTGGCGACGGCGACTTTCGCGTACGCCGAATGTCCCGAACCGGTCGATACGGTCACGGTCCAGCAGATCCAGCTGGGTATGGGCGTGATCGTAAACGAGATTTATTACGTGGACAGCATCGTCGTCACCGGTCTCGGCGAGGCCGGCTTCTACGCCCAGGAGCTGGAAGACACGGGAAGCGCTTTCTCCGGCATCTACGTGTATACCGGCGCCGAGCCGACCGACTACAGCCGCGGCGATCTGGTGAACGTGATCGGCACACTGCAGGAGTACTTCGAATGGACCGAACTCCGGGTCACGAGCGATTACTACGGGTGCGTTTTCATCATCGGCACCGCCGATGTGCCCGTGCCGGCGATGGTCACCTGCTGCGACATCAACGACTCGGTGAACGTGGAGGCGGAGAAGTGGGAGAGCGTTCTCGTGCAGGTCGATTCGGTCCGCGTGACGAATGATAATTACTCCCAATACGGAGAGTGGACGGTCGTGGAGTTCGACGGCGACGCCGGTTGCGCCGCCCAGGAAACGCTCATTTGCGACGACGAGATGCTTCAGCCGGTCGCCGTGCCGGACAGCGGCACGCATCTCCAAGGCATCATCGGCTGCATCTCCTACAACTTCGACTTCTTCAAGCTGAACCCGCGGAACAACGCCGACCTCCTTTACATCGGCCTGCCGCCGGCGCCGAACACCCGCTTCTGCTATCCCATCGACAACAGCCATCTCGGCGTCGCCTTCGACAAGCAGTTGGACGAGGTTTCCGCGGAGAACGCCAGCAACTACTACATCGCGGAGTTCGACATCACCATCTCCTCCGCGCAGATGCAGGACGACTCCCTCACGGTGATCCTCACCACGAGCGACATGTCCGGCTTCACCGGGAGCGCCTTCCGCAGCCTGGTGGTGGAGAACGTGAAGAACGCCCAGGGCGTGCCGATGGCGGCCAACATCGAAGAGTTCATCCCCGGTGTGAAGAACTGCGAGTTCGCGCATCTCACCGACAGCGCCACCGTGGCCGGGCGTCCCTTCGCCATCGGCGCCGTGGTCACCGCTACGCCGACCGAGGCCTACGCGGATCGTTACATGTTCATCCAGGACCGGAACACCGCCTTCGGCTACGGCTTGATCCTTTACACCGGAAGCTACATCGACGTGGACGAGGTCGGCATCGAGAGGGGCGACTCGGTCCTCGTCTCCGGCCTGGTTTCGCCCTACTTCGGCCTGATCGAGATGGGCGTGGTGGATTACATCGGCATCGTCACCCCGGGCCTCGCCGTTCCGGCGCCGGTCGTGGTTTCCGTCGCCACCGCCCGCACCGATCCTTACGAGGGGAAGCTGGTGCGCGTCGAGAACGTGCGCGTGCGCACCGACTCGATCGGCTGGGGCGAGTGGTCCGTCGACAACGTGCTGGGCGACACTCTCTGCATCGACAACATCTTCAGCCCGGGCATCGACAACTACGAGCCCGCGCCCGGCGACTCCTTCACCTTCATCGCCGGCCCGATGTGGTATGAGTACAGCCACCGGAAGATCAACCCACGCGACTACGACGACATCTACATCGTCGGCGTCACCGACGTGGACGACGGCGCGCCGAAGTTCATGAACGCCCTGGATCAGAACCGGCCGAACCCGTTCAACCCGGTCACCACGATCCAGTTCTCGCTCCAGAGGCCGACGGACGTGGCTCTCCGGATCTACGACGTTTCCGGCCGCGAGGTGCGGACGCTGACCAAGTCGAACCTCCAGGCGGGCCGGTACGAAGCGGTTTGGCACGGACAGAACAACGCCGGCCAGAACGTCTCCTCCGGCGTCTACTTCTACCGTCTCGAGGCGGGCGAATACACCGCCACGCGCAAGATGGTGCTGATCCGCTAA
- a CDS encoding PAS domain-containing protein — MKQRFEETNDAPFEAIRKAVRFDGAEEEALREVAAEFAPAVDLHIEAWLPDWPDEERALYRALFFEGPRDGDYPERRKKIRERVLAAGGNDGRGAAVWAAGLIRLAEERFGGDPVRLARAVAAIGRAALLDREAARAPFTPEGPGPGEILKTIGPGFSLPAEGELEEGTDPAMVLVLFRDGRFADANQTALDALGFRRDEIRRLTIRNVLPEEQHARVRMHLERVARSGHDHVAAHIIDREGQATHVEMISSAIYDDGGRLQGTRIFLRDLTHQKRLEEEKLRWERLVAVGSMAAKVAHEIRNPLSSISLNVELLMDQLGGLPDEDRAEAGQLVNSILSEIDRLTNVIEEYLSFGRLPSPSLEPVRVRDFLRSVSDFVRPDLRSHGIGLTIDVLPGTPRLLADTSQARQCLLNLFRNAQEAMNAGGEIQVTAGPREGNVLVEVRDTGAGIPRENLSKIFDPFYTTKDFGTGLGLAFVQQVMREHGGRVVCRSREGKGTVFGLYFPADEA; from the coding sequence ATGAAACAGCGTTTCGAAGAGACGAACGACGCCCCCTTCGAGGCGATCCGCAAGGCGGTCCGTTTCGACGGCGCGGAGGAGGAAGCCCTGCGGGAGGTGGCGGCGGAGTTCGCTCCGGCGGTCGATCTCCACATCGAGGCATGGCTTCCCGATTGGCCCGACGAGGAACGCGCCCTCTACCGCGCCCTCTTTTTCGAGGGGCCACGCGATGGGGACTACCCGGAGCGCCGGAAGAAGATCCGAGAGAGGGTCCTCGCGGCGGGAGGGAACGACGGCCGGGGGGCCGCGGTCTGGGCGGCGGGGCTGATCCGTCTGGCGGAGGAGCGGTTCGGCGGCGATCCGGTTCGGCTCGCCCGCGCCGTCGCGGCGATCGGGAGGGCCGCCCTGCTCGACAGGGAGGCGGCCCGCGCACCCTTCACTCCTGAAGGACCGGGTCCGGGCGAGATCCTGAAGACGATCGGCCCCGGCTTCAGCCTCCCCGCGGAGGGGGAACTGGAAGAGGGGACCGATCCGGCGATGGTCCTGGTCCTCTTCCGGGACGGGCGTTTCGCGGACGCCAACCAGACCGCCCTCGACGCGCTCGGCTTCCGCCGGGACGAGATTCGCCGCCTCACCATACGGAACGTGCTCCCCGAAGAGCAGCACGCGCGGGTGCGGATGCACCTGGAGAGGGTCGCCCGGAGCGGCCACGACCACGTGGCGGCGCACATCATCGACCGGGAGGGGCAGGCGACCCACGTGGAGATGATCAGCAGCGCCATCTACGACGACGGGGGGCGCCTGCAGGGAACGCGCATCTTTCTCCGCGACCTGACCCATCAGAAACGACTGGAGGAGGAGAAGCTCCGCTGGGAGCGTCTGGTCGCCGTGGGGAGCATGGCCGCCAAGGTCGCCCACGAGATCCGCAACCCTCTCTCGTCGATCTCGCTCAACGTGGAGCTTCTCATGGATCAGCTGGGCGGCCTCCCCGACGAGGACCGCGCCGAGGCGGGGCAACTGGTCAACTCGATCCTCTCCGAAATCGATCGCCTGACCAATGTGATCGAGGAGTACCTCAGTTTCGGCCGGCTCCCCAGCCCCTCTCTGGAGCCGGTGCGCGTCCGGGATTTCCTGCGCTCCGTCTCGGACTTCGTCCGGCCGGACCTCAGAAGCCACGGGATCGGCCTCACGATCGACGTGCTCCCCGGTACGCCGCGTCTCCTGGCCGACACGAGCCAGGCGAGGCAGTGCCTCCTCAACCTCTTCCGGAACGCCCAGGAGGCGATGAACGCCGGCGGCGAGATCCAGGTGACCGCGGGCCCGCGGGAGGGGAATGTGCTCGTCGAGGTCCGTGACACCGGCGCCGGCATCCCCCGGGAAAATCTCTCCAAGATCTTCGACCCCTTCTACACGACCAAGGACTTCGGGACCGGCCTCGGCCTCGCCTTCGTGCAGCAGGTGATGCGCGAACACGGCGGCCGGGTGGTCTGCCGGAGCCGCGAGGGGAAGGGGACCGTATTCGGTCTCTATTTCCCCGCCGACGAGGCCTGA
- a CDS encoding 3-methyl-2-oxobutanoate dehydrogenase subunit VorB: MARKLMKGNVAVVMGAILADCRAFFGYPITPASEITETAADLFPRLGRVFLQAESEVAAINMVYGAASTGTRTMTASSSPGISLKQEGISYCAGSELPCVIVDVVRGGPGLGNIAPEQADYFQMVKGGGHGNYRNIVLAPNCAQEMCDFTKLAFDLADKYRNPVVILTDGFIGQMMEPVELEYDPVTAPKKEWSVDGTSATQGNLVCSIQLAPEELEQHVYHLYEKYAKVEAAEIRFEEYLTEDAEIITVGYGVMSRILTSVVDEARRRGIKAGMIRPISLWPFPTEIIRKYADSDRVKEFFVGELAMGQMVEDVRLAVEGRKPVRQFHRVGGMVPDEAEVLEALMAPKGVAK; the protein is encoded by the coding sequence ATGGCCCGGAAACTGATGAAGGGGAACGTAGCGGTGGTCATGGGGGCGATCCTCGCGGACTGCCGCGCCTTCTTCGGATACCCGATCACGCCGGCGAGCGAGATCACCGAGACGGCGGCGGACCTGTTCCCCCGCCTCGGCCGCGTCTTCCTGCAGGCGGAGAGCGAAGTGGCCGCGATCAACATGGTCTACGGCGCCGCGTCGACGGGAACCCGCACCATGACCGCCTCCTCTTCGCCGGGGATCAGCCTGAAGCAGGAAGGAATCTCTTACTGCGCCGGCTCGGAACTGCCGTGCGTGATCGTCGACGTGGTGCGCGGCGGCCCGGGCTTGGGCAACATCGCGCCGGAACAGGCGGACTACTTCCAGATGGTCAAAGGGGGCGGCCACGGCAACTACAGGAACATCGTCCTCGCCCCCAACTGCGCCCAGGAGATGTGCGACTTCACCAAGCTCGCCTTCGACCTGGCCGATAAGTACCGCAACCCGGTGGTGATTCTCACGGACGGTTTCATCGGGCAGATGATGGAGCCGGTGGAACTGGAATACGACCCGGTCACGGCGCCGAAGAAAGAGTGGTCCGTGGACGGAACGAGCGCCACGCAGGGGAATCTGGTTTGCTCCATTCAGCTCGCCCCGGAGGAGCTGGAACAGCACGTGTACCATTTGTACGAGAAGTATGCAAAGGTCGAGGCGGCGGAGATCCGCTTCGAGGAATACCTCACCGAAGACGCGGAGATCATCACCGTCGGATACGGCGTGATGTCCCGCATCCTCACGTCCGTGGTGGACGAGGCGCGCCGCCGGGGGATCAAGGCGGGCATGATCCGTCCCATCTCCCTTTGGCCCTTCCCGACGGAGATCATCCGGAAGTACGCCGACTCGGACCGGGTGAAGGAGTTCTTCGTGGGCGAGCTGGCGATGGGACAGATGGTGGAGGACGTCCGCCTCGCCGTGGAGGGCCGGAAGCCGGTCCGCCAGTTCCACCGCGTCGGCGGCATGGTGCCCGACGAGGCCGAGGTTCTGGAAGCCCTCATGGCGCCGAAGGGGGTGGCGAAGTGA
- a CDS encoding PorV/PorQ family protein, whose amino-acid sequence MKRAAVIGILLPALLFWAAGEARAGSGLGSERVGTASGAFLKIGVGAKAVGLGEAFTAVADDATTVFWNPAGLTNLEGRHALFSHTSWIADIDYEYLAYAQSLPYLGGMSAGIQIGSLRTDMMETTVYQPYGTGREFTYSDLFIGVAAARRFTDKLSLGFGLKYIRENYGAAIDGPVVNTFTIDFGTYYFLGVRDAVFAVTLRNFGPEWQPNGTYIEYGGDDTGQEMDFQKNSSPTSFQAGFQTRVWANETFRQIGVIEMSRPPDNSESFRIATELTYLDMLALRTGYNLNADELKWSGGLGVRLETSGVTNRVDYAFTYSDYLERIDRISWGVEF is encoded by the coding sequence ATGAAACGCGCGGCGGTCATCGGCATCCTCCTCCCGGCCCTTCTCTTTTGGGCGGCCGGCGAGGCGCGCGCGGGATCGGGACTCGGCAGCGAGCGCGTGGGAACCGCCTCCGGGGCGTTCCTCAAGATCGGCGTGGGCGCAAAGGCCGTCGGCCTGGGCGAGGCCTTCACCGCCGTCGCCGACGACGCGACGACGGTCTTCTGGAACCCCGCCGGCCTGACCAACCTGGAGGGACGCCACGCTCTTTTCTCCCATACCTCCTGGATCGCCGACATCGACTATGAGTATCTCGCCTACGCCCAGAGCCTCCCCTACCTGGGGGGGATGAGCGCCGGAATCCAGATCGGTTCCCTCCGAACCGACATGATGGAGACCACCGTCTACCAGCCCTACGGCACGGGACGGGAGTTCACCTACTCGGACCTCTTCATCGGCGTCGCCGCGGCGCGGCGTTTCACGGACAAGCTCTCCCTCGGCTTCGGCCTCAAGTACATCCGCGAGAATTACGGCGCCGCCATCGACGGGCCGGTGGTGAACACCTTCACCATCGATTTCGGCACCTATTATTTCCTCGGCGTCCGGGACGCGGTCTTCGCCGTCACGCTCCGCAACTTCGGGCCGGAGTGGCAACCGAACGGCACCTACATCGAGTACGGCGGCGACGACACGGGTCAGGAGATGGATTTCCAGAAGAACAGCTCGCCCACGAGCTTCCAGGCCGGTTTCCAGACCCGAGTCTGGGCGAACGAGACCTTCCGGCAGATCGGCGTGATCGAAATGTCCCGCCCGCCGGACAACTCGGAGTCGTTCCGGATCGCCACGGAGCTGACCTATCTGGACATGCTCGCCCTCCGCACCGGGTACAACCTGAACGCGGATGAGCTGAAATGGAGCGGCGGCCTCGGCGTCCGGTTGGAGACGTCGGGCGTGACCAACCGGGTCGACTACGCTTTCACCTATTCCGATTACCTGGAGCGGATCGACAGAATCTCCTGGGGGGTGGAGTTCTAA
- a CDS encoding T9SS type A sorting domain-containing protein, with protein sequence MIRKCAAAIATLLIVSGASRAAGEERAGIRDIQQGAYPPYSWVLVESVTVTAVAPDGFFAEEEGGGPWSGIWINRQKTPAVSVGDRVRVRGYYAEIRGLSLVSATDALWGSVEWIDRARSAPAAEKIAAGDVGEPYEGVLVSIGELIVLGPVGGGEWLALSFGEGEAGDTIRAGGTMAYTIPETGDTLALLTGPVHTVDGAYRIEPRNDDDIVLMEEATGAAGGAPARFRLYGNQPNPFNPSTHIAFDLPAEGRTRADVYDLSGRLVRVLSDRTLSAGSHTIRWDGTDDRGNEVSSAVYFCRVTHGGNTEVIKMSLVR encoded by the coding sequence ATGATTAGAAAATGCGCCGCCGCGATCGCCACTCTTCTCATCGTCTCCGGCGCCTCCCGCGCCGCGGGGGAAGAGCGCGCCGGGATTCGCGACATACAGCAGGGAGCCTATCCCCCATACTCGTGGGTTCTCGTGGAGAGCGTCACCGTTACCGCGGTCGCGCCGGACGGTTTCTTCGCGGAGGAGGAGGGGGGAGGCCCGTGGAGCGGGATCTGGATCAACCGGCAGAAGACCCCCGCGGTTTCCGTCGGCGACCGGGTGCGCGTCCGGGGCTACTACGCGGAGATCCGCGGTCTCTCCCTGGTCAGCGCGACCGATGCGCTGTGGGGCTCTGTGGAATGGATCGACCGCGCGCGATCCGCCCCGGCCGCGGAGAAAATCGCCGCGGGCGATGTGGGGGAACCCTACGAGGGGGTGCTCGTCTCCATCGGCGAGTTGATCGTCCTCGGCCCTGTCGGCGGCGGGGAGTGGCTCGCGCTCTCCTTCGGCGAAGGCGAGGCGGGAGACACGATCCGCGCGGGGGGGACGATGGCCTACACCATCCCCGAAACGGGGGACACCCTCGCCCTCCTCACGGGCCCGGTTCACACCGTCGACGGCGCCTATCGGATCGAGCCGCGCAATGACGACGATATCGTGTTGATGGAGGAAGCGACCGGCGCCGCCGGCGGCGCGCCCGCCCGCTTCCGTTTGTACGGCAACCAACCGAATCCGTTCAATCCATCCACCCACATCGCCTTCGATCTCCCCGCGGAAGGGAGGACGAGGGCGGACGTTTACGATCTATCCGGCCGCCTGGTCCGCGTCCTGTCGGACCGCACCCTTTCCGCCGGATCGCACACGATCCGGTGGGACGGCACGGACGACCGGGGGAACGAAGTCTCTTCGGCTGTTTACTTCTGCCGCGTCACTCACGGGGGGAACACCGAGGTGATCAAGATGTCGCTCGTCCGCTGA
- a CDS encoding radical SAM protein gives MGRPIALAGGGLAAHLRADRTVIERTNGAEAVAWDAEGRLLTDQVGRCVLRRGLSGRFLLRERAGAGGRPLDAGEEGEVIERTLRIARDAADRLEGSDAGPEERRELVERLARILSRDAARYAEDARRFNRIWKPIPILPPDRGLALVAQGTEGCSWGRCLFCGLYPDGSFRVKGEEEFARHIRDALSFLGRSALTRNALFFGDGDPFAAPDRLLLPLVDRLLAEMDAAARRGDPVPLTRDLYAFARLSTLAGRDAASLAAYGRRGFRRLYIGVETGDPELYAILRKPGDSGELPRAVRAVHEAGMRVGLIFLAGVGGRRFRASHRAGTIRLLERVEPREGDLVYLSPIVETPGSGYRIWMEEEGIEPLGEDEMEKEARTLMEGIRARSGRAKVAFYPLRSFVY, from the coding sequence TTGGGCCGTCCGATCGCACTCGCGGGCGGCGGCCTCGCGGCTCACCTCCGCGCCGACCGTACGGTGATCGAGAGGACGAACGGCGCCGAGGCGGTCGCGTGGGACGCCGAGGGGCGCCTCCTCACCGACCAGGTCGGCCGGTGCGTCCTCAGGCGAGGGCTCTCCGGCCGTTTCCTACTCCGGGAACGCGCCGGGGCGGGCGGGCGGCCTCTCGATGCGGGAGAAGAAGGAGAGGTGATCGAGAGGACCCTCCGGATCGCCCGCGACGCGGCGGATCGCCTGGAGGGGAGTGACGCGGGGCCGGAGGAGAGGAGAGAACTCGTCGAACGCCTCGCGAGGATCCTCTCCCGGGACGCGGCGCGCTACGCCGAAGACGCGCGTCGTTTCAACCGCATCTGGAAACCGATTCCCATCCTCCCCCCGGATCGCGGCCTCGCCCTCGTGGCGCAGGGGACGGAGGGGTGTTCCTGGGGGCGCTGCCTCTTCTGCGGCCTCTATCCGGATGGGAGTTTCCGGGTGAAAGGGGAAGAGGAGTTCGCCCGTCACATTCGGGACGCCCTCTCCTTCCTCGGCCGCTCCGCGCTCACCCGGAACGCGCTCTTTTTCGGCGACGGCGATCCATTCGCCGCTCCGGACCGCCTGCTCCTCCCCTTGGTGGACCGCCTTCTCGCCGAGATGGACGCCGCCGCGCGGAGGGGCGATCCGGTCCCCCTCACCCGCGACCTGTACGCCTTCGCCCGCCTCTCCACGCTCGCCGGGCGCGACGCCGCCTCGCTCGCCGCCTACGGCCGCCGCGGCTTCCGGCGGCTCTACATCGGCGTCGAGACGGGCGACCCGGAACTCTACGCGATCCTGCGCAAACCGGGCGACTCGGGCGAACTCCCCCGCGCGGTCCGCGCCGTACACGAGGCGGGAATGCGTGTGGGCCTGATCTTTCTCGCCGGGGTGGGAGGGAGGCGTTTCCGCGCAAGCCACCGCGCCGGAACCATTCGGCTTTTAGAACGAGTGGAGCCGCGAGAAGGAGATCTGGTCTATCTCTCCCCGATCGTCGAGACGCCCGGTTCCGGCTACAGGATATGGATGGAGGAAGAGGGGATCGAGCCTCTCGGCGAAGATGAAATGGAGAAGGAGGCGAGGACGCTGATGGAGGGGATTCGCGCCCGATCGGGCCGGGCGAAGGTGGCGTTCTACCCCCTCCGCTCCTTCGTGTATTGA
- a CDS encoding carboxypeptidase regulatory-like domain-containing protein, with translation MDFLRVYWPSLIGLLLVLLHLGVLLGRSGGRTTEGRGSDHGDRVFSILVSLLLLILLSGAQVANRNAFRALAERERRSDGAEEALQRANQEWSLRLARAEGERDSLHAALDAIEEGAREKFHFEGLVLNEEDGGPIRGARISLFRRAGGRTGRERAVARDLLTDGEGRFRAEISRLRSGEALRLEVTAAGFAPAKEWVPPSLPEGPVTIRMRP, from the coding sequence ATGGACTTCCTTCGCGTGTACTGGCCGTCCCTGATCGGCCTGCTCTTAGTCCTTCTGCACCTGGGCGTTCTTCTCGGACGGTCCGGGGGCCGGACCACCGAGGGGCGCGGATCGGACCACGGAGACCGGGTCTTTTCGATCCTCGTCTCCCTTCTCCTCCTGATCCTCCTGTCGGGCGCCCAAGTCGCCAATCGGAACGCTTTCCGGGCGCTCGCCGAAAGGGAACGACGTAGCGACGGCGCCGAGGAAGCGCTCCAACGGGCGAATCAGGAATGGTCCCTTCGCCTCGCCCGCGCCGAGGGGGAACGCGATTCCCTCCACGCTGCCTTGGACGCGATCGAGGAAGGGGCGCGAGAGAAATTCCATTTCGAAGGCCTGGTTTTGAACGAGGAGGACGGCGGCCCGATTCGCGGCGCGCGGATCTCCCTCTTCCGGAGAGCGGGGGGGCGCACCGGTCGCGAGCGCGCGGTCGCGCGCGACCTGCTCACGGACGGGGAGGGACGGTTCCGCGCTGAAATTTCCCGCCTGCGCTCCGGCGAGGCGCTCCGCCTGGAGGTGACCGCCGCCGGTTTCGCCCCGGCGAAAGAGTGGGTCCCGCCATCCCTTCCCGAGGGACCCGTGACGATTCGTATGCGCCCCTGA
- the cdd gene encoding cytidine deaminase: protein MKAEELAGRAKEAAERSYSPYSKVRVGCALETTDGRVFTGCNIENASFSLTLCAERVALFKAISEGATGFRRVAIWSDTGFHLVPCGACLGVLAEWVDKSTGEVILAGGEGSIRSVPFREFLPMDLSDLEKHLR, encoded by the coding sequence ATGAAAGCGGAGGAACTCGCGGGGCGGGCGAAGGAAGCGGCGGAGCGTTCCTATTCCCCTTATTCCAAGGTGCGCGTCGGCTGCGCTTTGGAAACGACGGACGGGCGGGTATTCACCGGCTGTAACATCGAAAACGCCTCGTTCAGCCTCACGCTCTGCGCCGAGAGGGTGGCGCTCTTCAAAGCGATCAGCGAGGGCGCGACCGGTTTCCGGCGCGTCGCCATCTGGAGCGATACCGGCTTCCACCTGGTCCCCTGCGGGGCGTGCCTCGGCGTTCTCGCCGAGTGGGTGGATAAGAGTACCGGCGAAGTGATCCTCGCCGGCGGGGAAGGTTCGATCCGCTCGGTTCCCTTCCGCGAGTTCCTACCGATGGATCTCTCCGACCTGGAAAAGCACCTGCGCTGA
- a CDS encoding sigma-54-dependent Fis family transcriptional regulator, with product MLAEKETRRKAAVLVIDDEAEIRQSLQKLLTREGYEVHAAADGKEAMSLVRTHRFPVALSDLRLPDVDGLDLLKMLKIASPETEVVMITGYGTVDDAVRAMKDGAYDFIQKPVKRHLILKSVEKALERRALASENRELRARIRSMERTTSPVSASPSMQKVIEMAEQVAPSAASVLIQGESGTGKEVIADIIHAASLRKDAPFIKVNCAAIPETLLEAELFGHEKGSFTGAVSRRIGRFELADGGTLFLDEIGEMSQATQVKLLRVLQEGEFERVGGAETLRVDVRILAATNADLEEAIRSRRFREDLYYRLNVVTIHIPPLRERPEDIPLLAERFMRAFNERNNKAIEGLSPEVIDRFLQYGWPGNVRELENVIERAVVLGKGRFVEPEDLPPSLHRREGVESAVRVPFGMTMAQAEHRIITETLRRTRGNKEMAARLLGIAARTIYRKLENPPPPFQAE from the coding sequence ATGTTGGCGGAGAAAGAGACTAGGCGGAAGGCGGCGGTTCTCGTCATCGACGACGAAGCGGAGATCCGCCAGTCCCTCCAGAAACTGCTCACCAGGGAAGGGTACGAAGTCCACGCCGCCGCCGACGGCAAGGAGGCGATGAGCCTCGTCCGGACCCACCGTTTCCCCGTCGCCCTCTCCGACCTCCGCCTACCCGACGTGGACGGCCTCGACCTCCTGAAGATGCTCAAGATCGCTTCTCCCGAGACGGAAGTGGTGATGATCACCGGGTACGGCACCGTGGACGACGCGGTCCGGGCGATGAAGGACGGCGCCTACGACTTCATCCAGAAGCCGGTCAAGCGCCATCTGATCCTGAAGTCGGTGGAGAAAGCGCTGGAGAGAAGAGCGCTCGCCTCCGAGAACCGGGAGCTGCGCGCCCGGATTCGTTCCATGGAGAGAACGACCAGCCCGGTCAGCGCATCCCCGTCGATGCAGAAGGTCATCGAGATGGCGGAGCAGGTGGCGCCGAGCGCCGCGTCGGTGCTGATCCAGGGGGAGAGCGGGACCGGCAAGGAGGTGATCGCCGACATCATCCACGCCGCGAGCCTCCGCAAGGACGCCCCCTTCATCAAGGTGAACTGCGCCGCCATCCCGGAGACGCTCCTGGAGGCGGAACTCTTCGGCCATGAAAAGGGCTCCTTTACGGGCGCGGTCTCACGGCGAATCGGGCGCTTCGAACTGGCCGACGGGGGCACCCTCTTCCTCGACGAAATCGGCGAGATGTCGCAAGCGACGCAGGTGAAGCTGCTCCGCGTGCTCCAGGAGGGTGAGTTCGAGAGGGTGGGGGGGGCGGAGACTCTACGCGTGGACGTGCGGATTCTGGCCGCCACCAACGCCGACCTGGAGGAAGCGATCCGGTCGAGGCGCTTCCGCGAGGATCTCTACTACCGTCTGAACGTGGTCACCATCCACATCCCTCCCCTCCGGGAACGGCCGGAGGACATCCCCCTTTTGGCGGAGCGCTTCATGCGCGCCTTCAACGAGAGGAACAACAAGGCGATCGAGGGGCTCTCGCCGGAGGTGATCGATCGCTTTCTCCAGTACGGCTGGCCCGGCAACGTACGTGAGCTGGAGAACGTGATCGAGAGGGCGGTCGTCCTCGGAAAAGGGAGGTTCGTCGAGCCCGAGGATCTTCCCCCGTCGCTCCATCGCCGGGAAGGGGTGGAGAGCGCCGTCCGCGTCCCCTTCGGCATGACCATGGCGCAGGCGGAGCACCGGATCATCACCGAGACCCTTCGCCGCACCCGCGGAAACAAGGAGATGGCGGCCCGCCTCCTCGGCATCGCCGCACGAACCATCTATCGAAAATTGGAGAACCCCCCGCCCCCGTTTCAGGCGGAATGA
- a CDS encoding 4Fe-4S ferredoxin gives MAEQKTKSTKGWIEIFEEYCKGCYLCVEDCPQKDIEIADHLNTKGFHPAKPIGLRCVGCGICFMACPEPRAIRVHKTVPEKKGGDR, from the coding sequence ATGGCGGAACAGAAAACCAAGAGCACCAAGGGGTGGATCGAGATCTTCGAGGAGTACTGCAAGGGCTGCTACCTCTGCGTGGAGGACTGTCCCCAGAAAGACATCGAGATCGCCGATCACCTGAACACCAAAGGATTTCACCCGGCCAAACCGATCGGGCTCCGATGCGTCGGCTGCGGGATCTGCTTCATGGCGTGTCCCGAACCGCGGGCGATCCGGGTGCACAAAACGGTCCCGGAGAAAAAAGGAGGGGATCGCTGA